Genomic DNA from Vanrija pseudolonga chromosome 3, complete sequence:
ATCTCGGCAAAGTCCTGCAGCtggagctcgccgtcgtccgggtccgcgccgacgccccacgccgccacaaAGTCCATGTCGCTGCGCGCCCAGATCTTGAGCCGGCCCTCGTAGGCGTAGCTCCCGGCGGCCGCGATGCTCTGGTTCCagttctcctcggcctgcacgGCCTCCTCTTCGTCCGTCTGGCGCAGGTCGGACAGCGCGACGCAGCCGTCTGTGGCGGTCGAGAGCAGCAGGCGCTGGGGCAGCTGTCTGGCCGGGGACACCTGGAACGACGACGTGGGCGGGAGAATCGACAGGTGCGTAATGTCGTCCGAGTGCGTAGAGCTGTGCCGGTACGCCGGCTCGGACGCGTTGCGCGTGTCCCTGCGCGTTAGCTGGATACGCACTGCGGCCGCCGTACCAGAACAAGATGTGCGCCTCGGATGAAACAAGctccgtgccgccgacgacgaggtggtcggaCTCGCTCACAGCGAGTGCAGTGACAGGGAGGGGCTTGCGGATAAATGCTGGGGAGTGTCAACTCTTCTGTCTCTCTCCTCGACACCGCAGCGCAGGCCCCCTCCGGCGAACTGCTCCAGTACCCACCCTTGatggtcgtcgcggcgcgccgactccGCTCGTCCCACCGCACGACAGTCGCGTCCTTCGCCGAGCTCCAGATACTCCCCTCCTCGCACGTCACGGCCGTCACGGGCCCAGTGTGCCCCGTGAGCCGCTCGACGGGGGCGAGGgtctgcgcgtcggcgatggtGAGCACCGGGTCGGGGTGCTGGAGGATCAGGTGGCCCGAgagcgaggtcggcgtgATGCCCGTGATGTACGGCCTGCCGGGTTGCTGGTGCGCAAGTGTCGCGAAGGCGaccggggggaggggtggcATTTTgggaggtggggtgggggtgcaGTGGGTGAGGAAAGGTCAAGACGACGGAGAGAGAACGTCGCGATGACGACGGTGGCCAGTGGCCACTTGTTGATGACCCAAAATTCCACCAACCTCCACCGGACAAGTTCACATCGCACTCACCCCCACTCCATGTCCATACGCCAGCCAAAGCCCAAGCAGATCCGGCTCCCGTTCGACGTGCCGCGTCCCAagaagggcgccgaggcgccagcAAGAATATGCGGCATGTGCGTGTCGCAGCGTcgcagctgctgctgagaCGAGTCGGAGCTGCGAcagccgctgacaccaccagATGCCGGCGCAACGACAGCAGGTATACCTGCCCACGGTGTAACGTGGCGTACTGCTCGCTCGCATGTTTCCAGGACGAGGTGTGTCAAGCTGGAGATGTCTTGAAGCAGCTGACGCCACGCCCCAGGCGCACGCGCAGTGCTCGGAACCCTTCTACAAGGCGACTGTCATGTCACAgatcgcgctcgaccccggcgcgggcgccaaggagaaggccgacaCGCTGGCCATGCTGCGGCGCTTCGAGGAGGCCGCAGTGGACGGGGAGGACGCCATGGCGGCACTGGAAGCGGAGCagggggacgaggacgacctcgtAGCCGCACTGGACGGCATTGATCTCGGTACGTCGGGCCTGGTGGCGACTAACTGACCCCAGAAAACATCGACTCGAACGAGCTCTTCCGCCTGCTGCCCCCGGCGCACAGggacgccttcctcgccgccatgcGCGACCCCGAGTCGGCAGAgacgcgcgagctgctcgccgacgctgcggccggcgggctgggcgaggcggagcccGTGCCCCCCGCGCTGCCGTGGTGGGAGGCGCGGCTGGACggaccgcgcgccgcgtcgccacCCCCGCCTGTGGACgcggctgtcgtcgacgcgatccagccgccgcccggcgTCGGCCCAAAGCTCGTGTACAACGTGCTCGCTGTAGTGTGGGTGGCCTTCGCCGTTCTCGCTGACCCAGCAGACTGGCATACCTCCACACACTGCTcagcctccgcctcccctccctcgaCGCAGCATACTTGGCCCAGcaaggcgtcgaggccgaagaTGTTAAGGTTGAGATTGGCGCCCTCGTGCCGTTCCTCACCGCTCCCAAGTCGACCACCCGCTTCGAAAGTGTCGAGCAGGCCTGGGGTAGTGTGTGGGACGCGATGCAggcgtccgcgccgccacgagccctcctcccccgcctgcTGGACATGGccgcccccctcctccacccgcCCATCACGACTGACCCCCCGCGTGCCGCGTCGGTTCTCGACGATCTTTACCGCCTGTTCGCGCGCCCCAAGGCTGCTGCACCAGCCAAGAAGGTCGCATTCTACCTCGCTGCCATGCGGCAGGTACCCCGCGCCGAGTGGCTAGCAGTCGAGCGCGAAGTGAAGAAGGATGCGGACAAGTTGCGAGAGGAGAGTGCGGATGAGGCAGCCGCCCAGCCAACGGTTGGCGCCAGCTTGAAGCTCGAGGACCCGCCCACCGGACCACTCCCACCAGCCAGCATTACACTGTTGTAAACTATTGCATGAATGGTTGCATTGATCTGCTATGCTGTTTGTCTATCCGTAGAGGTGGagacgcggccgccgtgctgCGCCAGAGCCCGAACCGGCCGGCGAcacgcgtcggccggcaccctccctccctccttgcCTCCCCTGCCCTCCCtacgcctcggcctccttgccaccgcgcgcgagccagcTCTTCGTCCGCGCGCACTTCGGGCTCGTGCACCCGGGGCACCTGAGCTCGAGCTGTGCGCTCGCAGCGCCAATCTTGCCAGCGTCATAGTCGTTGAGGTGCTTGCTCACAATGTCGGCAAGGGCACGGGCAAAGATCGGCGAGTCGTTGAGCGACTCGGCACGCGTGAGGTGCACACCAagcttctcggcgtcctccttgacctcaatgtcgagctcgaacAGCGTCTCAATGTGGTCCGAGGTAAAGGCCACGGGCACAAGGCAAATGTCCTtcttgccgagcttggccaGCCCCTCGATCGCCTTGGCCGTCTGCGGGCCCTGCCACGCCTTGGGGCCGACCTTGGACTGCCACGTCAGGCGCCACGGGTTGGAGAAGCCGAGCTCCTGCATGATAGCGTAGACGGTGGCCGCGACCTCGGGGGTGTACGGGTCACCACGGCTACCTCGTCAGTACGCCAACGCGCTGCGCACTCACTTGACAATCTCAATCGGGAGCGAGTGCGCCGAGAACAGCAAGACGACATCTTTTCTCCTGTCCTCGGGGTACGcctggagcgcggcgcgaaTGTTGTGGGCGAACGCCTTGACGAGGCCCTGGTCGGCCGGCCAGCGGTCGATCGCACTCCACTCAACGTCGCCAGTCGCGCCGTAGCCCTGCTTCTTCGCGACGCGGTACAGCTCGTTGAGCGACGACccggtcgtcgagcacgagtACTGAGGGTACTGCGTGAAGGCCACAGCGCGGgtcacgccgtcggccttcATCTCATCCAGACACGTCTCGGTGAGCGGCTGCGCGTACCGGAACGCGACGTAGGGCTTGTGTGGCGCCGATCCGgggttgagctcgtcgagcagcgcgcacATGGCCTCGCCCTGCGCCCGCGTCCACTTGAGAATGGGCGACCCGCCACCAATCTCCTTGTACTGCTCCTCAATCTTTGGCGTCCTCCGCTGCGCGATGAATGGCGCAAAGACAGACTGCATAGGCAGAGGGATCAGGTCGTTGTCGTGAAACAGGCGGGAGAGGAAGTCGCCAACCTCGGGGATCTGCGATGTCAGCGGAGACTCTACGGCCGATGATCGGGGCTCACGGTTGAAGGGCCGCCCATGTTCAGCATCACAACGGCTGCGGGGGTTAGTTGGGGAGCTCTGGCAGCGACCGCAAAACAAACCTGTGGGCCTGGAGGTGTCAGTACGGGGCTCACAACGCAACGCGTAGACACTTACGCCTTCTCTGGCTTTGCCGGCGAGTCGCGGACAGTCGCGAGGCAACGGGCGAGCGATGGCCGGGACGACGATGCAGCCGCCCTGCGCGCTGCTGAAGCGGCCGAGTGAGTGGTGATGGGCATTGCGGCGCGTGTATAGTGGTTATGCACAAGAGTGTAGACGCAAAGGAGAGATGTCGTGTCAGCGACCACTTTGTTCGGGCTGTACGATTCCTGTCGGATGCAACATTCGCCGCGTCGGCTCGGCCAGCTTGAAGCCAgtgagccagccagccagccagtgacGCGGGGTGCAATGTCAGGAATCCAGGCACCGGCAGATAACTCTGGGGGGTGAGGTGTGTGGTTTGGGATTAAAAGGAAAAAGAAATAATATTCTGCCACGTGGCACACATGGCATCTCCCTGCACGCCCGCCCCGCAGTGATGAATGTTGGTGAACTTGCTTGGGCCGCAACAAAGGACAAGGGCAACTCTTGACAACAACACACTCTGATCTTTGCCTCTCCCCGCCTCAAAATGGTCCACCCAAAGGACAAGGGGGAGTCATTGACGGCAGAGGACTACCtctggtgagtgtggtgcTACCCGCATCACCGCGCCCTCTGCACCACCTCGCTAACACCCACAGGCCACTCACCACCATCCGGGACACGCTCCTGCGGCCCGATGTCGAGCGCCAGATCCCCCACGCCAAGGTCAGGCTCTTGCTCAAATGGCACCTCGCGCGTCTCCAGAAGCCATGGGAGCCCTTCAAGCCTGCCTCGAGCCAAGCGCGCACAGCGATACAGGGCACGACGGTGCAGATCCCGGGCACCGACATCAAGATGGACATTAATGCCGGTTCGCGCTCGATCGCGCTCCGCATCTCGGACGCTGTCAACATTAATGAAATCACCTCGTTCCTTCTTTGGAAGTCGTACACGTCGTACTCGATCGAGGAGCCCACACCAGCAAAGGGCaagagcgaggaggacgccgtcgtcgaccgcctcctcctctggTACGAgcaggagctgctcgccgtgccCCAGATTGTCATGGCGCTATACGTCCCCGCATCGCAGCACACTGGAtgggaggagctcgcggccgagcttCGCCCCGATATTCTTGGCGACCAGGCGTCGTTCATCGAGTCGTTGTTTAGAGCATTCGGCGGGCTCGCACAAAAGTCGATTGCCAAGGACACGGGGTCTTCTCGAGCGTTGTATCTGTAAGTGTGCGTGTCCCAGACCTCACTGACATTCCTAGGGCAACCCTCCAGCTTCGCCAGCAGGAGACCCTTCTTgacctcctcttcctcatcctCTACCAGTTCACCACCCGCCCTGCCGCTGTCTCTGAAGGCTTGATCAAGGGCACAGTTCTGTCAGGTTTTGGAACCGCACAGGCG
This window encodes:
- the WDR89 gene encoding WD repeat-containing protein 89; amino-acid sequence: MPPLPPVAFATLAHQQPGRPYITGITPTSLSGHLILQHPDPVLTIADAQTLAPVERLTGHTGPVTAVTCEEGSIWSSAKDATVVRWDERSRRAATTIKAFIRKPLPVTALAVSESDHLVVGGTELVSSEAHILFWDTRNASEPAYRHSSTHSDDITHLSILPPTSSFQVSPARQLPQRLLLSTATDGCVALSDLRQTDEEEAVQAEENWNQSIAAAGSYAYEGRLKIWARSDMDFVAAWGVGADPDDGELQLQDFAEISSAQFKYRDFELPRAGPSVVAPVGSERAYPDRLRSDYLIDVCPSLGVNNRGLPIVGVGSNDGNIVIQHASAFSTRENRPYHPSAYFVSEPGARGHKDVVRCMYHAVRDEALYTGSEDGVLAGWSLASLPRLWTGNPAIDDDGGDGREDVASDDEDDESEIETEESESDKSDNSDDMEVDEGPRHGPVYGGRGRNDRQDKRREKRHAPY
- the ZNHIT2 gene encoding Zinc finger HIT domain-containing protein 2, whose product is MSIRQPKPKQIRLPFDVPRPKKGAEAPARICGICRRNDSRYTCPRCNVAYCSLACFQDEAHAQCSEPFYKATVMSQIALDPGAGAKEKADTLAMLRRFEEAAVDGEDAMAALEAEQGDEDDLVAALDGIDLENIDSNELFRLLPPAHRDAFLAAMRDPESAETRELLADAAAGGLGEAEPVPPALPWWEARLDGPRAASPPPPVDAAVVDAIQPPPGVGPKLVYNVLAVVLAYLHTLLSLRLPSLDAAYLAQQGVEAEDVKVEIGALVPFLTAPKSTTRFESVEQAWGSVWDAMQASAPPRALLPRLLDMAAPLLHPPITTDPPRAASVLDDLYRLFARPKAAAPAKKVAFYLAAMRQVPRAEWLAVEREVKKDADKLREESADEAAAQPTVGASLKLEDPPTGPLPPASITLL
- the fech gene encoding Ferrochelatase, mitochondrial, giving the protein MPITTHSAASAARRAAASSSRPSLARCLATVRDSPAKPEKAPTAVVMLNMGGPSTIPEVGDFLSRLFHDNDLIPLPMQSVFAPFIAQRRTPKIEEQYKEIGGGSPILKWTRAQGEAMCALLDELNPGSAPHKPYVAFRYAQPLTETCLDEMKADGVTRAVAFTQYPQYSCSTTGSSLNELYRVAKKQGYGATGDVEWSAIDRWPADQGLVKAFAHNIRAALQAYPEDRRKDVVLLFSAHSLPIEIVNRGDPYTPEVAATVYAIMQELGFSNPWRLTWQSKVGPKAWQGPQTAKAIEGLAKLGKKDICLVPVAFTSDHIETLFELDIEVKEDAEKLGVHLTRAESLNDSPIFARALADIVSKHLNDYDAGKIGAASAQLELRCPGCTSPKCARTKSWLARGGKEAEA